From the genome of Lotus japonicus ecotype B-129 chromosome 6, LjGifu_v1.2, one region includes:
- the LOC130725084 gene encoding uncharacterized mitochondrial protein AtMg00810-like, whose protein sequence is MHQPLGFRDSQHPDYVYRLKKSLYGLKQAPRAWYQRFADYVSSIGFQHSSSDHYFFIFWRGIDIAYILLYIDDIILVASSHDLRKSFMALLASEFSMKDLGPLSYFLDIAVTRHVGGLFLNQSTYASEIIARAGMASCNPSATPVDTKQKLSSSSGTPCEDATLYRSLAGALQYLTFTRPIISYVVQQVYLHMHAPHTEHMLALKRVLRYVRGTMTYSLHLYPSPIEKLVSYTDADWVGCLDTRRSTSGYCVFLGDNLISWSSKRQPTLSRSSAEAEYRGVANVVSEPCWIRNLLL, encoded by the coding sequence atgcatcagccaTTAGGTTTCCGCGACTCTCAGCACCCAGACTATGTCTATCGTCTGAAGAAGTCTCTTTATGGTTTgaaacaggcgcctcgtgcttggtatcAGCGGTTTGCTGACTATGTTTCCTCTATTGGTTTCCAACACAGCAGTTCAGATCATTACTTTTTTATCTTTTGGCGAGGTATTGACATTGCTTATATTCTGCTATATattgatgacatcatcctcgTTGCTTCATCTCATGATCTCCGCAAATCCTTTATGGCACTTCTTGCATCCGAATTTTCTATGAAGGATTTGGGTCCTCTGAGTTATTTCCTTGACATCGCTGTTACTCGACATGTCGGTGGCCTTTTCCTCAATCAGAGCACTTATGCTAGTGAGATCATTGCCCGCGCCGGCATGGCGTCGTGCAACCCTTCTGCTACTccggttgacaccaagcagaagctcAGCTCTTCTTCTGGGACTCCTTGTGAGGATGCCACTTTGTATCGGAGTCTTGCTGGTGCCTTACAGTACCTCACATTCACTCGTCCTATCATTTCCTACGTTGTTCAGCAGGTGTACTTGCACATGCATGCTCCCCACACCGAGCAtatgcttgccctcaagcgtGTCTTACGCTATGTTCGTGGCACTATGACTTACAGTCTTCACTTGTATCCCTCCCCTATCGAGAAACTTGTTTCTTATACGGATGCTGACTGGGTGGGATGTCTTGACACTAGACGCTCTACTTCTGGTTACTGTGTTTTCCTCGGTGACAACCTCATTTCTTGGTCATCCAAGCGGCAACCCACCCTCTCTCGCTCTAGCGCTGAAGCTGAATACCGGGGTGTTGCTAATGTTGTCTCCGAGCCCTGTTGGATCCGTAATTTACTTCTATAG
- the LOC130726960 gene encoding ultraviolet-B receptor UVR8, with protein MDATTSGNPTLQYHNIPDQPIAAIVATQLPPFQRQQRHCFGDSTPGEFPLSANPSIVLHVLTACNLDPQDLAKLEATCHFFKQPANFAPDFTLSLSELAALDMCQKRAIFKPMNMEERENLKQRCGGSWKLVLRYLLAGEACSRREKSQAIAGPGHSIAVTSKGAVYSFGSNSSGQLGHGTTDEEWRPRPIRTLQGIRIIQAAAGAGRTMLISDSGQVYAFGKDSFGDAEYGVQGSKTVISPQLVESLKNIFVVQAAIGNFFTAVLSREGRVYTFSWGSDGKLGHHADPSDVEPHPLLGALEDIPVVQIAAGYCYLLCLACQPTGMSVYSVGCGLGGKLGHGTRTDEKFPRLIEQFQMLNLQPMVVAAGAWHAAVVGKDGRVCTWGWGRYGCLGHGNEDCESVPKVVEALTNVKAVYVATGDYTTFVVSDDGDVYSFGCGESASLGHNAGNDVQGNRHANVLSPQLVTSLKQINERVVQISLTNSIYWNAHTFALTESGKLYAFGAGDKGQLGIELVENQTERGNPERVDIGLG; from the exons ATGGATGCCACAACCAGCGGAAACCCAACTCTCCAATACCATAACATCCCTGACCAGCCAATTGCTGCCATTGTTGCCACACAACTTCCACCATTTCAAAGGCAGCAACGCCATTGCTTTGGGGACTCAACTCCAGGAGAGTTTCCCTTGTCTGCTAATCCCTCCATTGTCCTCCATGTCCTCACGGCTTGTAATTTGGATCCTCAAGACCTTGCTAAACTAGAG GCAACATGCCACTTCTTCAAGCAGCCGGCGAACTTTGCTCCGGATTTCACTTTGTCCTTATCCGAGCTTGCTGCACTAGACATGTGCCAAAAGAGAGCCATCTTTAAGCCAATGAATATGGAAGAGCGAGAAAATTTGAAGCAAAGATGTGGAGGTTCTTGGAAATTGGTTCTGAGGTATTTGCTGGCTGGAGAAGCCTGTTCCAGGAGGGAGAAATCACAGGCAATAGCAGGTCCTGGTCACAGCATTGCTGTGACATCAAAAGGGGCTGTTTACTCATTTGGGTCTAACAGTTCAGGACAACTTGGACATGGCACCACTGATGAGGAATGGCGACCTCGACCAATAAG GACTTTGCAAGGCATCAGAATTATACAAGCTGCTGCTGGGGCTGGGAGGACAATGTTGATCAGTGATTCTGGGCAGGTTTATGCATTTGGGAAAGACTCTTTTGGGGATGCTGAGTATGGGGTTCAAGGATCTAAAACAGTTATATCTCCACAATTAGTAGAGtctttgaaaaatatatttgttGTCCAAGCTGCAATTGGTAATTTTTTCACAGCTGTACTGTCAAGAGAAGGCAGGGTTTATACATTTTCTTGGGGTAGTGATGGCAAACTCGGTCACCACGCCGATCCAAGTGATGTGGAGCCCCATCCTTTATTAGGAGCTCTGGAAGACATACCAGTAGTGCAAATTGCTGCTGGATACTGCTACCTTCTTTGTCTAGCTTGTCAACCCACCGGAAT GTCAGTGTACTCTGTTGGGTGTGGTTTGGGAGGCAAGCTTGGACACGGAACAAGAACTGATGAAAAGTTCCCTCGTCTGATCGAACAGTTTCAGATGTTAAACCTTCAACCTATGGTTGTTGCAGCTGGTGCTTGGCATGCTGCTGTGGTAGGGAAGGATGGCCGTGTTTGCACATGGGGATGGGGTCGATATGGTTGCTTGGGGCATGGGAATGAAGATTGTGAATCTGTACCTAAGGTAGTGGAAGCATTGACTAATGTCAAAGCGGTTTATGTTGCAACAGGAGACTACACAACATTTGTAGTGtctgatgatggtgatgtgtACTCATTTGGGTGTGGGGAATCTGCTAGTCTCGGGCATAATGCTGGAAATGATGTACAG GGAAACAGACATGCAAATGTGTTAAGTCCACAGCTTGTGACTTCACTGAAACAGATCAATGAAAGGGTGGTGCAGATTAGCCTGACCAATTCCATATACTGGAATGCTCACACCTTTGCACTCACTGAATCAGGGAAGCTGTATGCATTTGGGGCTGGAGACAAAGGACAGTTAGGAATTGAGCTTGTTGAAAACCAGACTGAAAGGGGGAATCCAGAACGCGTTGACATTGGTCTTGGTTAA
- the LOC130725085 gene encoding uncharacterized protein LOC130725085, which yields MTTLTPQQRKRSDVPLSADEVIDIDSICFTPGGGGISNSTITTSTSTSTSTGNRCHPVIIDLSDGEDDDDVRILNFIPLNTPFGKRRKTDHHINNNNRFFERGECSKDAPFVCGNCRNTKTVRDSFSIRGCSHAYCSECVAMYVGSKLQENVINIRCPVPGCSGLLEAEYCRAILPAEVLDWWKKASREIIIVA from the coding sequence ATGACAACCCTCACGCCCCAACAAAGAAAAAGGAGCGATGTTCCCCTTTCCGCCGACGAGGTCATCGACATCGACTCCATCTGCTTCACCCCCGGTGGCGGGGGCATCAGCAACAGCACCATCACTACCTCCACCTCTACCTCTACCTCGACCGGCAATCGCTGCCACCCCGTCATCATTGACCTCTCCGATGGTGAAGATGACGACGACGTTAGGATCCTCAATTTCATACCTCTAAACACCCCTTTCGGCAAACGAAGAAAAACGGACCACCACATCAACAACAATAACCGTTTCTTTGAAAGAGGAGAGTGTTCAAAGGACGCACCGTTCGTCTGCGGAAACTGCCGGAATACCAAAACGGTGAGGGACTCCTTCAGCATCCGCGGGTGCTCCCACGCCTATTGCTCCGAGTGTGTGGCCATGTACGTGGGATCCAAGCTTCAGGAGAATGTGATCAACATCCGGTGCCCCGTTCCGGGATGCTCCGGTCTGTTGGAGGCGGAGTATTGCCGCGCAATTCTCCCGGCGGAGGTGCTTGACTGGTGGAAGAAGGCATCGCGCGAGATAATTATTGTGGCATAG